From the genome of Lotus japonicus ecotype B-129 chromosome 6, LjGifu_v1.2, one region includes:
- the LOC130725652 gene encoding protein FAR1-RELATED SEQUENCE 5-like produces the protein MATSEDDGGEPKFPEPLFVEDEEEEHEDDEEVVEDNDLGCSGDDTDSDSSDDEFRNVLTLTADEIRALTFCSESNAYTFYCAYAKGKGFVVRKDACERDSNNKVVMRKFVCNREGLREPKYFIMDRQRAHRSLTRTNCQARLRIRYDNKKCQWGVVGFEEKHNHELTPSVYVPVINAYRTISEGDKAQAESLHAYGVRTCHIMGYLTAQKGGYSKVGFLKEDLYNYFSRQRHNRVKGGDARAALTYLTSKADVDPMFYSKYTTSGDNRLNNLFWADGVSRTDYQCFGDVLAFDSTYGSTKYKHPLVIFCGTNHHDQTVIFGCALLIDETIETYKWLLETFLEAMSGKQPKSVVTDGDLSMREAIKQVFPNTSHRLCAWHLHKNAKDHRMSKEFLDDFQKALYWHFSVEEFEEHWQNMVSKHGLQKDKWVLSVYEKKESWCSAYLRDQFFAGIRTTSICEAINSRIKIYVKRRISLIDFMQTIEHALRGEAAKLYTREIFKEVRNQIERVAPLNYKDKTTDGDEVRYEMFHYRRPERTIEVVYNKKSNQFYCPCRLFESRGIPCSHIFNSMKYELMETIPKTLMLSRWGRYAKSEYLSATSTDEVDSSVMKTTRFGAISAACNGLSVLGSDNPGLFTDMMNDILRLTTKYKNKILKQGGHVNGTNDIRDPNIVKSKGRQPATPKPKKNKKNKKQARCSNCHKLGHNARTCSTLVGGEDNDLEGDERSTQEDEGNVNDDSTGQPTEATTQPSRSNSNVINHLVGRRGHKAKKQKTKNSNLCSVNEKENLTPATDKDESQMGSRALSPQNSTMQPPTQTAASCGIAHPGFHYAVPQYGTRPPNLAVGTGMPAQVNFPHGYGGWIPDPNIQYAYGQPINGPQNAPQCYGYVPILPRNYQNLSACQPIHAPAVRGHSQHQGPRSQMQHDAAKKKAGT, from the exons ATGGCTACTTCAGAGGATGATGGGGGTGAACCAAAATTTCCTGAGCCACTTTTcgtagaagatgaagaggaagagcaCGAGGATGACGAAGAGGTAGTGGAAGACAATGATTTGGGATGCAGTGGTGACGATACGGATTCAGATAGTTCAGATGATGAATTCAGGAATGTGCTTACCTTAACAGCTGATGAGATACGAGCTTTAACGTTTTGCAGTGAGTCTAATGCATACACATTTTACTGTGCCTACGCGAAGGGAAAGGGATTTGTGGTTAGAAAAGATGCGTGTGAACGAGATTCTAATAACAAAGTTGTAATGCGAAAATTTGTATGCAATAGGGAGGGGTTAAGGGAACCAAAGTACTTCATTATGGATAGGCAAAGAGCCCACAGAAGCCTAACCCGCACTAACTGTCAAGCAAGACTCAGGATACGGTACGATAACAAGAAATGCCAATGGGGTGTGGTGGGGTTTGAGGAGAAACACAACCACGAACTTACCCCGTCGGTATATGTCCCTGTGATTAATGCTTACCGTACAATTAGTGAAGGAGACAAAGCTCAGGCAGAAAGTCTTCACGCATATGGTGTCAGAACCTGTCATATCATGGGTTATTTGACGGCACAGAAGGGGGGATATTCTAAAGTAGGATTCTTGAAAGAAGATCTGTACAACTACTTCAGTCGCCAGAGACATAACAGAGTCAAAGGTGGGGATGCTCGAGCTGCTCTAACTTACCTAACATCAAAGGCTGATGTAGATCCCATGTTCTATTCGAAATACACCACCTCAGGAGACAATAGATTGAATAATCTTTTTTGGGCAGATGGTGTTAGCAGGACAGATTACCAATGCTTCGGGGATGTTCTTGCCTTTGACTCCACTTACGGCTCCACTAAGTATAAACATCCACTGGTTATATTTTGTGGAACTAACCATCATGACCAAACGGTTATATTTGGATGCGCTTTATTGATTGATGAGACTATTGAGACATACAAGTGGTTGTTGGAAACTTTTTTGGAAGCAATGAGTGGGAAACAACCTAAATCTGTTGTAACCGACGGAGATCTTTCTATGAGGGAGGCCATCAAACAAGTATTCCCGAACACATCGCATCGACTATGTGCATGGCACTTGCACAAGAACGCAAAGGATCACAGAATGAGCAAGGAATTTTTGGATGACTTTCAGAAAGCACTTTATTGGCACTTCAGTGTTGAGGAATTTGAGGAACACTGGCAGAACATGGTTTCTAAGCACGGCCTACAGAAAGACAAGTGGGTTTTAAGTGTGTATGAGAAAAAGGAATCGTGGTGCTCCGCATATCTCCGTGATCAGTTTTTTGCTGGGATACGGACAACATCAATATGTGAAGCCATAAATAGTCGTATCAAGATCTATGTCAAGAGAAGAATTAGTCTTATAGACTTCATGCAAACCATTGAGCATGCTTTAAGAGG TGAAGCTGCAAAACTGTACACGCGTGAAATTTTTAAAGAAGTAAGAAATCAAATTGAGCGTGTGGCTCCATTGAATTATAAAGATAAAACAACGGATGGAGATGAAGTGAGGTACGAGATGTTCCATTATAGGAGGCCAGAAAGAACCATTGAAGTAGTCTACAACAAGAAAAGTAATCAATTTTACTGTCCATGTCGGCTATTTGAATCACGTGGAATACCATGTTCACATATTTTCAACAGCATGAAATATGAGCTCATGGAAACCATTCCTAAAACACTTATGCTTAGCAGGTGGGGACGGTATGCAAAATCTGAATACTTGTCGGCAACATCCACCGATGAGGTGGACAGTTCTGTAATGAAGACAACACGATTTGGGGCTATATCTGCTGCGTGCAACGGGCTCTCCGTCTTAGGTTCTGACAATCCTGGGCTCTTCACTGACATGATGAATGATATTTTGAGGTTGACGACGAAGTATAAGAATAAGATACTCAAACAAGGCGGACATGTCAACGGGACCAACGACATTCGTGATCCCAATATCGTCAAATCTAAAGGACGCCAACCTGCAACCCCGAAACCaaagaagaataaaaagaaTAAGAAACAAGCAAGGTGTTCAAACTGTCATAAGCTTGGTCACAACGCAAGGACTTGTTCTACCCTCGTTGGTGGAGAAGATAATGATTTGGAGGGTGATGAGCGATCCACGCAGGAGGATGAGGGCAACGTAAATGACGATAGCACGGGCCAGCCAACCGAGGCCACGACGCAGCCAAGTAGATCCAATTCTAATGTAATAAACCATTTG GTTGGTCGTCGAGGACATAAAGCCAAGAAACAAAAGACAAAGAACTCGAATCTCTGTTCAGTTAATGAAAAG GAAAACCTAACCCCCGCAACTGATAAAGATGAAAGTCAGATGGGCTCACGTGCTTTATCCCCACAAAATTCAACAATGCAACCG CCAACCCAGACAGCTGCTTCTTGTGGTATAGCTCATCCCGGATTTCATTACGCTGTCCCTCAATACGGAACACGGCCACCTAACTTAGCCGTTGGTACGGGTATGCCAGCCCAGGTCAACTTCCCACATGGTTATGGTGGATGGATACCAGACCCCAACATTCAATATGCTTATGGTCAACCCATAAATGGTCCTCAAAATGCTCCTCAATGCTATGGTTATGTTCCGATATTGCCCCGAAACTATCAG AATCTATCTGCTTGTCAACCTATTCATGCTCCTGCTGTTAGAGGACATAGCCAACACCAAGGCCCCCGTAGCCAAATGCAACATGATGCGGCGAAGAAAAAGGCTGGTACATAA